In Amia ocellicauda isolate fAmiCal2 chromosome 7, fAmiCal2.hap1, whole genome shotgun sequence, the genomic window TGGGACATCATGAGGTGCTGGGTAAGTGCAGGGCATTGTGGGAAGGCTACAGTGTgaacagtgtgtatgtgtgtgaaggGGAGTGGATGTTTATCTGTATGcgtatgtgtgagagtgtgagtgtttgtgtgtctgagtTTTAAGCTTTTCTTGTGTTTCAGGAAAAACTGAACCCAGTGAAGAGGGAGAGACTGGCTGAGACGAGCCCCGCCTACCGCATCCTGTCCACGGAGCCCGTGTGAGTCTGAGGATACAGGGATAGAGTGGACTGAGATGCACACGCGCTACACTGAGACTCCAATTGTGTTACTGCGGCTTCCCCCTTAAGCACATAGCTGTACAATATCTGCGCTCGGCACCGCACTGTACTGGGATGTGCGCTGACTGTATTTTGTACAGATTGTACTGCAGCACTTCTGTAAAGCATCTTGTGTGAACGCGCCATGGATATAATAATAGCGGGATGCACGCTGCCCACAGACAGACTGGTACTGTCCTTCACTCTCccgcctgtctctctctctttctctctctctctctcagtctggaGGCGTGTTTCTCCGTCAGGGAGGATGCCAACCCTCAGTCTCGCCGGCGGCACCTCACTCGGTTCCAGGAGAACCCTCAGGCCAACTGGGGGCCCAAGGCGCGTGCCAAGGCAGGGTGAGCCAATCAGGGCCGGGGTCACAGGGTCAGCAACAAGAGGgcagccaatcacagcgggGGAAGAGCAAGTATATAGCCAGTCACAGAGGGGGTCATGTGATCAGGGACAGGAGAGTGGCCATAGGCAGCCAGGTTAACAGTACTACTGTTAACTGGTCTGTTTGAGCTGACGCGTGttcatatttctctctctctccatcccctccctctcttttccTCTCGCCAGCGGGGGGGTTTCGGAGGAGTTGGAGGACCGCAGGAAGAAGCTGCAGAACAAGAGGAAGCAGCCGAGCGGGGACCGTGCGACACTCAAGAGCTTCCCCTGCAAGCGGTTCAAGCAGGTCAGCCCCTACTACACAACGCCGCTCTACCCTACACACTCCGTTAAACTGTACACTCTGACGTGCTGTCTCTCCCCAGGGGACTTGCAATCGCGGAGAGAAGTGCAGCTATTCCCACGACAGCCAGCAGGGGCAGAGCGAGGCAGGCTGCACAGCCGAGTGACAGTCACACCTCCGCCTCACACAAGTGGGGGGTGCGTGcgagtgagagtgtgagagagagtgtgagagggagtatgagagagcaaaagagagagagtgcgagAGTGGGatagcgagtgtgtgtgtgtgagagagcgagagagcgcaTGCGCAGACAGTCCGGGGAGAGCATCCTGAATTCATTGgaacttcattttatttttatcctcCTCATCATGCTGATCCTGAGTTATTTGTGTTGCTCATTGAAATAAATGCAGTGGAATGAATCTCACTCTGCAGTGTGTGGCGCTCGTTTGTTTGTGTGACGTGAAGCCGGCAGTGTCGGGCCTCCCGTCTCACCGGCTCTGTTGCAGGACAGACCGACAGACGTGTGCTCTTGACTCCTCAcgcctctcctctccctcacgcaaagatatacacacacacacacacacacacacacacacacacacacacacctcctccCCACAGACCACTGCAGCTCCCAGGCAGGATTAAAAATGGGGGACTTTATTGAAGACTCAAACAGCACATCTACACAGATGGGGGTCGGAGGCTGGGATCTGTGCTCACGGATTCGGCTCCAGTCCTGAGTCTGCCCTGGCGTCTCGAGAGTTCAAACTCAATTCTGTTTTGTggggaaattatttaaaaatccaCAGGGGGGCTGTAGCTGCTTCTCCCTCCTCTTGTCCTCCCTCATTTCTCAGGGAGTGGGGCCCCTGCTGGACTGCAGTCAGGGGTTCAGTACAGCGTCTGGGTCTGTTCTGCCGGTTCTGGAGCGTTCCTGGGTGGGGCTGCCCTTACCATGGCGGCGACATGGGCTGGGGGTTCTGCAGGTATGACATCACTACCGCGGAGATGGACAGCCTGCGGACAGACGGACAGAAGACTGAGCAACTCGAACACATGGGAGGTGGAGAATCACAGAGGGACACATGGGACGGGGAGAGTGAGGGACTCGGTGGGAGACAGAGGGATGGGGCGACAGACAGAGGGATGGTAGGACGTGTCTGTGCTCACATGAAGCTGCTCATCATTTGCTTGGTGTCCTCTGAGCTCCGGGAGTTGGCGAAGCTGATGAAGGAGCAGTACACTGCGATCCAGGCACACCACTTCAGCTGTAACGCAACGCTGCATCAACACACTGCGGTCCAGGCACACCACTTGACACAGCACAGTCAGtctcagtgtgttacagtgcttTATAATGTCTGTGTTAAATTGATTCAGTGTTGcaatttcagtgtgtgtgataCAGCCTCAGTGTGTTACAGTTTAAGTGTGTATTACAGTATcggtgtgtttctgtgtcagtCGGTCACCTTGAGCATCAGCCCACACATGCTGAAGATCATGCCCAGCAGGTTCATATAGTCGGGGGTGGGGTCCTCCAGCGTGGGGTTCGTGTCTGTGCTGGGGGGCTTGTACCTgaggcacagagacacagggtcaacaaacagacacacattgAGGCACACACTGTGCTActacacacagactcacagcccTGTACACCACActgcgctgagagagagagagcaatatagtgcacagatacacacagtgaagggggggggggggggcttacAAACCTACAAATAAAAGGATTTGCGACACAAACAAGAGGCTCCTTGACTCGTTACATCGTCACAGTGCATCTAATACACGCAATACTAAACAGGGGGCCAGATTTCCACGGCAGGTACTCGCTACACTCGCTTCTCAAACCCATCGCCCATCGCCGGTTCATCAGTTCCCCGTCCGTCCCGGTCGATGCATTCGCTCACCTCTGGATCTTGTTGGGTCTCCGGGGGTCCGACATACTGTTGGAGGACATGTTTCTCTGTGCGGCTGTGTTTCTGTCGTGTTTGTCTGAGAAAGATCGAGTCCCCTAATCGCCTAAACTACAGCGTCAGCGTCCGTCCCTGCCCCCCTTCCGCACGGTACTTCCGCTTCCGGTCCGGAAGAGTGACGTCACGACGCGCAACAATGGCAGCTGCACGCGTGGAGCAGATCAAACGCCACAGCTGTGCGGCGCTGATATGAACCGGCATGTAGCCTTTACAACGAAATACGACATATAAAACACTTGTAAAAGCGGTGTGTTATAACTTCGCATTGGTCTGTGCTGTAGCACTGTTCACACTTCTGTGTGAAATGAAGAATTAATTGCCTCCCCAATTACGACATTTTTCAGTTTCTAAAAAAAGTCAACTGCGCCTATTGAACACAGTCTCGTCATAAACCCTCTGTTTAATTAACAGCATCTGAGCCTTGATGCGacctcatgaatattcatgacgCCGGCAACTATAACAGCATGCAAAGACTGCGCTCTTGTCAGGCCAGCTGAAAACACTGATCGCTGAAAGGATAACGCGTATGTGTTCAGTGGGTGTCTGTAATACAGTCCTGGTGTTTCGTGTTTAAAAAcgcaattgtttttaaaagagaagacTGGGTTATGAAATGAGGCGAGTTCTCAGGTATAGATATGGACAAAAGCAGCACCGGAACTCCTTGTACTCCCACAATGCATTGCTCCCCGGTCGCTACAGCAGCGCCTCCTGTTCTTCCTCCGGGGACGGAGCGGAAACGCACACGCAACTTCCTTGGTTCCgggttgtattttttaaataatttaataaaactgcTAACACATTTCAGAGTCTAGAATAAACAAGTGACGACACATTGCATCTGTCTGCTCAATAAATACGCACGTCCGTATCCGCAGCTGACCAAAACAGAAAGAAGGCAGTTGATGGGAAGAACAGAAGCGCACATCCTCTCTGCCGGGCGGTGTCACACGGAATAGCCGCCGGGCTGCGACAGGATCTATGCGCTGCAGCGGGACACGGAGCGGCATCCCTCAGCCACCAGAAGCGCCATGAACACCCCCTGGTGAAAGAGCGGGGCGGGCGGGCAGAGACACCGACACACCCGCTGCTCTCACCGGCAGCCATAAGGGTTCGTGACTTACTTATGTGGATGTTATTGATAGTAGTTAGATGTAACTTTCTCtcagtcaattcagttcaggtgctttattggcagaGCCTGGTGGGCAGGGCTGCGTGGCAGACAGGCTCAGTGCTCAGGGACAGGATAAGGGGACAATCATGGATACTacaataggtggctcagcagatacaatcttggcagcacaggctattcaaagggacttagataatattcagttgtggatgaaattcaatgtggacaagtgcaagataatagatgcaggtaacaaaaatgtccactataattacactgtgggaggaacagaactagatgaagtaacgcatgagaaagacctaggagtctatgtggactcctcactttctccatccaaacaatgtggggaagcaataaaaaaagcaaacaggatgttagggtatattgtcaaaagtgtagagttgagaacaagggcagtgatattcagactgtacaatgcactagttagagctcatctggatactgtggacagttctgggctccacacttcaagaaagatatcgctgctctagaggcagttcagaggagggcaaccagacttattccaggtctgaagggaaagtcctactgagagactgaggaactgaaccttttcaccctggaacagaggagactacgtggagacttgattcaagtcttcaaaatcatgaaaggcatcgaccatatcaaatcagaggagcttttccagatcagcagggacacacgcacccgggacacaaatggaaattgagacattcaaggcattcaagacagaaaacaggagacactttttcacacagagaggcgtcacaatctgaacaaactccccagcgatgtggctgaagagacaatttgggaacattcaaaaacagactggataggatccttgatcacttagttattaatggacaccaaatgagcatgatgggtcgaatggcatCCTCTCGACTGGACGCTTTCTCATGTTCATTACAGGGAACTTCCTGAGGAGTTTCACACATGTGACGGACATGTTCACAGGCATTGTGTACATATCAGTGTAGTGCTGTGGACCCAGAGTATTCAGACACCTGGCACACAGTGatgcatctctccctctctctcatacacatcCCCTCTCTgtgttcatctctctctctctctctctctcagaggcaTGGCGTTCCCGCAGCCCAAGCATCAGCCCCCACAGCTGCCCTGTAAACTCCTCCGCTCCCTGGACTGCCAGCAGGGTGCAGTGCGGGCCGTGCGCTTCAACGGTgaggctgtgtgtgagtgttgtactgtgtgcgtgtgcatgtgcatcgTGTGAGttaccctgtgtgtgtgtgtgttgtactgtgttCGTAGTGTGAGTTACCCCGTGTGTTCTTGTGCAGCGGATGGTAACTACGTgctgagctgtggcagtgacaAGACCCTGCGCTTGTGGAGCGCGAGCCGTGGCGCTCTGCTCAAGACCTACAGCGGACACGGGTACGAGGTCCTGGACGCCGATGGGTGAGTGTCGGTCTGCcctgtactgctgtgtgtttgtctgtattGATCTTTGTGCGTCTCTACTgtcctgtgtgagtgtctgttcTGACCCGTCTTTCTGTGCAGCTCTGGTGACAACAGTCAGCTGTGCTCCTGCAGCTCTGATAAGACGGTCATCCTCTGGGATGTAGCGACTGGACAGGTCACCCGCAAACTGAGGGGGCATGCTGGGGTGAGTGGTGCTAACCCACTGGCCAACTGATACCCAGACCAGTTAACCAATTGAGCCACTAATTACACTGATATACTGACTGATGGACTGGTTGATACACTGACCAACCAAGAGATAAGAGACTCTTAGTGAATCCGACTGCTAACTGTATTTGCAATAGACActgtctcagtctctctctctccatccctctctctctctctgtacagaAGGTGAACTGTGTGCGCTTCAACGAGGAAGCCACCGTCATCATTTCAGGTCAGTGTAGCCTGTGTTAATTACAGCACACAAGACTGTGCAtcattgtactgtgtgtgttgtagtgtgtgtgtgacagtgtacgttgtgtgtgctgtatagtgtgtgacacagtgtgtgtgacactgtgcgttgtgtgtgctgtatagtgtgtgtgacagtgtgcattgtgtgtgctgtatagtgtgtgtgacacggtgtgcattgtgtgtgctgtatagtgtgtgtgtgacactgcgttgtgtgtgctgtatagTGCGTGTGACAGTGTGTCTTGTGTGTGCTGTATAGTGTGTGACACTGCGTTGTGTCTGCTGTATAGTGTGCGTGACACTGCgttgtgtgtgactgtgcatTGTGTGTGCTGTATAGTGCGTGTGACACAGTGTGCATTGTGTGTGCTGTATAG contains:
- the wdr83os gene encoding PAT complex subunit Asterix; protein product: MSSNSMSDPRRPNKIQRYKPPSTDTNPTLEDPTPDYMNLLGMIFSMCGLMLKLKWCAWIAVYCSFISFANSRSSEDTKQMMSSFMLSISAVVMSYLQNPQPMSPPW